TGAGATGATATTCTTTATAGTTATCAATTATattttgtgttaatattcttaACTTGTGTGTTCATTAAGAACCGGAGTACAACAGAAATGGAACCTTTGCCCTCTGGACTTCTGAGCTCGATCATCATTATATATTTTGGAAGAGATAGGCAGAATGTACCTCTCACGAGTCACCTGGCTCTTTGAAATCAATGCCGAATTCCTCTCGCTTGGACACGTGACGCGCGGACAGAGTTCGGAGCTGAAATCTGGTCTGAGCGTCCGTTGACACGCGAATCAAGCTAAAATTGGAGGGTTTGTGGACGGAGTTCGTCTGCGGTCCTGCCCTGGCGGGACGTCATGTGTCGGCTGATCCAGCGGTTGCGCGCATCGGTACCTTTAAGTGGAGAAGCGATGAAGCGATTTTAGCGAAACTCGACACCATTTTCAGCAACACATCGACCGTCGGAACCGAACGGACGTCGGCGTGCGACTGAAAACGACGGGAGGTTTGTCTCTGGACGGAAACGCGACCGGATCTAACGGATCCCGAGAACGACGGATTCGATTGTTTGTCGGGGGACGGGCGGGGGTCGGTGAGGAGGGTGCGAACACTAAATACGTTCCCTTTAAATCAGAGGGACAGTGGGGGccagaagataaaaaaaagaggagaagaaagaaaagagggggagggaaaatctgaaaaaaagagaaagatgaCATCCCCCCTCCGAGGCGGAGCCACGGACTGCAGCCGAAACGGAGCGTGTTAGAGCGGGGACGAGATCTACGAAACACCGAGGCTTTGCAGCGACGCCGCGGCCTCAGTGGACCtgctgagctgcagatggtgaTCAGCGCCGCAAAATTCCTTTCTGCACTGCCTTTAGTTTGCATGCTCCAGATACTCCTGTAGACATAAGCAACAGTATTTCAAGTTCACATGAAAGCTACAGAATGGAACCCGCGTCGCACTTCCACAACCAGAACGTCAGCTTCACGGGAACCGATCATATTTTATTCACTCATTGCTTCATTCACAGAACCAGTGAGGTGCAGAGAGACGTTGGATTCAAATTGACAGCGTCTTTCTCTGGTTTCAACCGCCGATCCGGAACCGAGCTGGACGCCTGAGAACCATCCGAAGTCCAGCATGGACACGTCCTGGAGCAACTTCCTCTTCCAGGTGAGACCTGGGTTCTGTTGATGTCGgggaaggtcaaaggtcaaagacCACGGGAGTTCATCCGTCTGGCCTCCTTTTTGGTCACTGGCTAAATATTTTCATGCCTGCAGAGGGGCACGTTTGGGGCGAACATACCATAGTGACGTCATCAATTAGTAAACAAAAGAGATGCAGGTTGTGTGTTGCTGGAAATACGCTTTTAAATTCTAAGGGTGGTTCTCTTACTATTCAACCACATCGAGTCTAGCTTGTGACAAATACTTTTTCAAGTCAACAGAGTCAACTGTTGGTCACAAAACTCAGTAAATGCCACATTAGTGTGGACTGAGCTGGAGGATGGCGCCTCAGCATGGGGGAGAGTTTCAGGCAAAATGATTGTCAACAAAATGTTACAGACTACAACTCcgggccagcaggaggcgccacTGCAGGCGGTGCTGCTCCCAGAACTCAGCGACACAACCCAAAACACGGAGGCAGAACAGCTGGTGACGCCGCCCTCAACTGTGGACACCGCTGCTCTGAGCGAGGAGCCACTACCTGGTGAGCTTTTGTGTCACTttgctggtcacatgatcagctgAAGCAAAGAAGATTCCAAAAGATTCCAAGTGttgctcctccctctgctctgtCCTCCAGACAAACCAAAGCCTGCACGTCCCACCCACATATGTGCCACCTGCAACAAGGAGTTCAAGAACAGCTACAACCTGCGGCGCCACCAGTCAGTCCACACCGGCATCAGGATGAAGGACCGCGTTTCTCGGGAGAAGGAAGAGGGTATCAAGGTGGAGAAGCAGATGGTACCCCTGTCCCTCCTTCAGCTCACCCTCCCCCCGCAAACGGCGCCTCCACCCAATGGACAGGATGGCCTCCCCCAGTCTGGTCAGCTGACAGGTCATGACCAAGTCATATCCGTGTCCATCACCCCAGCGACAGTCACCATGGCTGCACCAGCTCAGCCCCTGCAGGCggcagtggtggtggtgggctcGCTGGAGCAGGTACGTCTCCTTCTGATGGACCAGTCTTCTCCGTTTTCACGGGCCCATGATCATCTCTGACTCAGCCTCTGCAGACCCCGGCCCCGGCTGCCAACCCGGCGGCCCCTCCGGTACGGAAGAACCACGCGTGCGAGGCCTGCGGGAAAGCCTTCCGAGACGTTTACCACCTGAACCGGCACCGACTGTCCCACTCGGACGAGAAGCCGTACTCGTGTCCCGTCTGCCAGCAGCGCTTCAAGAGGAAAGACCGCATGAGCTATCATGTGCGCTCACACCAGGGAGGTGTGGAGAAGCCGTATGTGTGTCCGCACTGCGCCAAAGCCTTCTCACggtaacacacacacgtatagtGAAGCAAAGCAGGGCAAAGGCCAAAGACGTTGTTGTTCTGGGTTTCAGCCCGGATCATCTCAACAGCCACGTCCGGCAGGTCCACTCCACAGAGCGGCCCTTCAAGTGCACGGTAACTCTGCTCCTGAACCCGCTCTGGCGGCTGCAGTGTGAATTCTGACGACTTGTTCCCACTTCCTGTTAGACGTGCACGTCAGCGTTCGCCACGCGGGACCGCCTTCGCGCACACCTGATCCGTCATGAGGAGAAGGTTCCGTGTCACATCTGTGGGAAGCTGCTGTCGGCTGCTtacatcactgatcacatgagaGTCCACAACCAATCACAGCATCACGCCTGCCACCTGTGCAACCGCAGTAagtctcacacgcacacacacacactcggacaCATTTCATTGAGGTAAcccgatgtgtgtgtgtcgcaggcTTCACCACGCTCACCTACCTGCGGGTCCACGCTCAGAAACACCACGGTCAGGAGTGGAAGGAGAGTGGGGGGGCACGGGGAGCTTTTGGGGGGGCCGGCGGggtgctgctctgccagctgtGTGGGGTCCAGTGTAAAACCGCCACTCAGCTCCAGGGTCACATGGGCACACATGCCAACCAGGGGGATGTCGACACAAGCATGGCGGGTACGGTGGCGCGACCCAGCGAGGTGGTGAGTGTGACCAGTGCCACCACCGTAGAACTACTGGTCACAGACTGCTCCAGCATCGCAGCCCCACCACACAGCTAGCAAGCTCAAGAGGTCAAAGGTTATCAGTGACACATGGCGACTAACAGCAGCCGGACAAGGTGCGTGAGAGCTCTCACACACAGGGTTGGTTTGGGTCTGGCTTTTGTTCTGAAATGTCTGTCTCGCAGACTTCTACACACAAACCACCCACACCTGAAGACATGGAGGAAACTGGACTCAGCCGCACCTCAGAACCTGGTTCTTCTGCACAACAGGTCTGCTCTGGCGTGAAAGTATATCGACCCAATTCAATCAATGCAGTTCTGATCAGCCTTTTTTTATCAGTTTCGCCATTTTGATTCCTaacatccgcacacacacacacgacacacaAGCACTTCAGGGCTGCAGACGTCGGTACAAGTTTGACTGGCTGTTTCAGGTCTGGACTTCTACTAGCAGCCTGATGAACTCTCCTGCTGAAAGATGAATGT
The genomic region above belongs to Synchiropus splendidus isolate RoL2022-P1 chromosome 19, RoL_Sspl_1.0, whole genome shotgun sequence and contains:
- the LOC128751083 gene encoding myc-associated zinc finger protein isoform X2, with protein sequence MDTSWSNFLFQTTTPGQQEAPLQAVLLPELSDTTQNTEAEQLVTPPSTVDTAALSEEPLPDKPKPARPTHICATCNKEFKNSYNLRRHQSVHTGIRMKDRVSREKEEGIKVEKQMVPLSLLQLTLPPQTAPPPNGQDGLPQSGQLTGHDQVISVSITPATVTMAAPAQPLQAAVVVVGSLEQTPAPAANPAAPPVRKNHACEACGKAFRDVYHLNRHRLSHSDEKPYSCPVCQQRFKRKDRMSYHVRSHQGGVEKPYVCPHCAKAFSRPDHLNSHVRQVHSTERPFKCTTCTSAFATRDRLRAHLIRHEEKVPCHICGKLLSAAYITDHMRVHNQSQHHACHLCNRSFTTLTYLRVHAQKHHGQEWKESGGARGAFGGAGGVLLCQLCGVQCKTATQLQGHMGTHANQGDVDTSMAGTVARPSEVVSVTSATTVELLVTDCSSIAAPPHS
- the LOC128751083 gene encoding myc-associated zinc finger protein isoform X1, which encodes MDTSWSNFLFQTTTPGQQEAPLQAVLLPELSDTTQNTEAEQLVTPPSTVDTAALSEEPLPDKPKPARPTHICATCNKEFKNSYNLRRHQSVHTGIRMKDRVSREKEEGIKVEKQMVPLSLLQLTLPPQTAPPPNGQDGLPQSGQLTGHDQVISVSITPATVTMAAPAQPLQAAVVVVGSLEQPLQTPAPAANPAAPPVRKNHACEACGKAFRDVYHLNRHRLSHSDEKPYSCPVCQQRFKRKDRMSYHVRSHQGGVEKPYVCPHCAKAFSRPDHLNSHVRQVHSTERPFKCTTCTSAFATRDRLRAHLIRHEEKVPCHICGKLLSAAYITDHMRVHNQSQHHACHLCNRSFTTLTYLRVHAQKHHGQEWKESGGARGAFGGAGGVLLCQLCGVQCKTATQLQGHMGTHANQGDVDTSMAGTVARPSEVVSVTSATTVELLVTDCSSIAAPPHS